The Synechococcus sp. WH 8101 sequence CCTATGCGATGGCAGCGGAGATCATGCGCTCCGATGGTCCCTATCAGGATGATGAGCTGAACATCCTCAGTAATCTCGCCGAGGTCCTGATGGTGGATGCACGGCTCACCAACGAGATTCAAAGCACCATGAACCTGTTGCACGGCGAGCTGGGGTGAGTTCCGCCATAAAAAAAAACCGGTCGACCTGGAAGGCCAACCGGGAGTCTCTGAGACTTCAAATCCGAAGCTTGACGCTTCAGGCTGCGCTCACCACGTCACCGGCGTCGCCCTCATTGCCATCTTCATCCACGGCACCCATGGGGATCAGCTTGATCTGCTTGCGACCCAGTTTAATTTCGAATTCATCGCCGGGTTCGAGATCGAGCATGACCGTGTAGGCCTTGCCGATCAGCAGATTGCCGTTGCCCTGCACCTTGGCGATATAGCTGAGTTTGCGACCGCCCTTGCCGATGCCCTTGCTGGGAGCATCACCGAGGCTGACGCCTTTGGCCTCCAGGAGTGCTTCGTAAAAAGCGGTGAAATTCAGGCGCTCACCGCCGTCCTTTTTGGTGCTCACGTAGCCGCAGGCGCGCACGAGATCCGATTTGGACACGTCGCTGAGTTCTTTGACCTTGGTGAGCAGATCAGATCCGGTGAGCATGGCAACAGGTGAGTTGTTATGTGCAAGATAACAGACAATCGCGCCGCTGACGATGCAAGGAACAATCCGGGAACGACGCAGTCCTGGTCGATCGAGTTGGCCATTTTGGATGCAGCCAGCGCCGGACGATGCGATCGCTGCGTGCTGATCTGGCGCTGGTGAACGCGTTGCGGATCCGATCCGATCCCGAAAACAGCCTGAAATCTGAGCCACTCCGCAGTGCTGCGCGGCATGGTGCAGAGATCGGAGACTGCCATGTTCACGATCGAACGGATGTCGCCAGCGGGCTGGACGGCTGAAATCGAATGCAAGACTGAATTTCGCGCCTTCCTGAATGCCCGCACCAAGTGCATGGCCACCGGCCAGGTCTATCGCGTGATCACCGGCGATGGTGATGTGGCTTGTGTGATCACGCTGGAGGAGTGCAGACGCCAATTTCAGGCCCGTTGACGTGTGATCCTGTCCGTCGCTGACCTGGAGTTCCCGCGCTTAGCTGATCAACAGCCTCAGTTGGGAGTGGAGTTCACGCTGCAGGGCATGTCGGCAAGTCCTGGTTCTAGCGGTGCCGTCAGGGGCAGGCGTTTTGCGCCGCCTTGCGTAGAGCATCGGCCTTGCGCGCAGCCTCGGCGCCGCTGACGGTGAAGAACGGGACGTTCTGGTTGTTGATGTACAGCACGGGTTTGCTGGCTTTCAAATCCACCTCCGCCTGACGCCGGCAGCGTGCATAGGCGCCGTAATCAAGGCGATTCAGCTCGCTTTGGCTTTGGTCTTTTGCAGTGGTTTCAGTCCCCTGGTAGGCCAGGGACTCCAGCTGCGGACAGAGCTGCAGGCGCCGTTGGTGCACCAGCTTGACCTCTTCTCGCCAGGCCTGACGCGCCCGGTGATCCCGCTGCTCCTGAAGCCTGAGGCAGTGATCGGAAGCCTTCGTGGCGGCGATCGCCTGCGCGCCGAGCAGCCACGTCAGGAGGAGCAGCCAGGGATTGCTTCGAGTGGTGACAGAACGAACGGACATCAGGGCGTTGCCGAGGCAAGGTGTGGGGCTTGATGAGGCTTGGCAGCGTTGGATGTTCTCAATGATTGGCTCTGGGGACGGGTTCTGATCGTCGCCCTTTTGGCGATCGGTCTGGTCTTGAGCGCACGCACCCGCTGGGTGCAGTTTCGCTATTTCGGGGCGATGTTTGCGCTGCTGGGACGCGCCTTTCAGCAGGAGGGCAATCACCTGAGCTCTTTTCAGGCTCTCGTGCTCAGCGTGGCCGGTCGGGTCGGCGGTGGCAACATTGCCGGAGTCGCTGTCGCCATCAGCCTCGGCGGCCCGGGTGCTGTGTTCTGGATGTGGGTCACCGGTTTGATCGGCATGGCCACCAGCTTCTTTGAATGCACGATCGCCCAGGTGTTCAAAATCGCTGAAGTGGATGGCACCTATCGAGGCGGACCGGCGTATTACATCGAGCGCGGCATCGGCCTGCGCTGGATGGGCCTGCTCTTTTCCCTGCTGTTGCTGCTGACCTTCGGCCTTGGTTTCAATGCGCTGCAGTCATTCACGGTGGCCAGCGCCCTGGCCGACACCTTTGGTGTTCCACCCTCCATCAGTGGTGCGGCGCTCATGGTGGTGCTGGGCGTGATCATCTTCGGGGGTGTGCGGCGGATCGCCGAGGTGGCGGAGGTGGTGGTGCCGTTCATGGCGATCGGCTACTTCCTGCTGGCGCTGGTGTCGTTGGTCATCCATGCCAGTGAAATTCCTGGCGTGTTGGCTGAGATTGTGCGGGGTGCCTTCGGTTTGAAGTCGGCCCTGGGTGGGGGGATCGGCGCGGCGGTCATGTTCGGTGTCAAACGCGGTTTGTTCTCCAATGAAGCCGGTCTCGGCAGTGCCCCCAACGTGGCGGCTGTGGCTTATGTGAAGCATCCGGTGGAGCAGGGGATCATTCAGGCGTTCAGTGTGTTCATCGACACCATCGTTCTCTGCAGTTGCACCGCCTTTCTCATCCTTGTGACGCCCTTGTATCAGCCGGATGGCGGCGCAGTGGCGGTCACCCTCACCCAACAGGCGATGGGCTACACGATGGGCTGGTGGGGACAGGCCTTCATCACTGTCGCCCTGGTGTTGTTTGCCTTCACGTCCATTATTTACAACTACTACCTCGGTGAAAATGCTTTGAATTACTTCAGTGATTCCAATCAAACCCTGTTTCAGGGGTTGCGATTTGTCACCTTGGTGTTGATCATCTGGGGGGCCAGCCAGGACCTTGCCACGGTGTTTGGTTTTGCTGATCTCACCATGGGGCTGCTGGCGCTAGTGAATCTGGTGGCCTTGGTGATGTTGATGCCTGTGGGCTTACGGATTCTCGCCGACTATGAGCGGCAACATTTGGCTGGCTTGAGTCCGAGTTTCGTGGCGGCTGATCACGATCATCTGGGCATCGATCCCCGCAGTTGGCCCTCGGACTGACGCGGAACCTCAGCGCATCTCGATGGCGTTGAGGCGTTCCCGGAAAGAGCGTGGCGTGTCGTTGACCGGGCTCGACAGCAAGGCGTCGTTCGGGGTTGATTCGAGGGCGTTTGGGCGACGGTGGCCTCGGACCGACTGGCCCCGATGGGGCATCGCCTTCAGAGAGAGTTCCTGCGTTTTGGGGTCCCGATTGAGGGGCTGATTCTTCAGTTCACTGCGCACCTGGTTGAGCAGACGGTAATGGCCTGTGCTGCTGAACTTGCGGAGCAGGGCCTGATCCCAGGCCATGGGGCGTTTCATCATGGGCTGAACTCTACTGCGCCTGTCCGGCTTGCCGTACACCAAGGGACCGCAGCGGCGCGTCAGACCGTGATAAATTGTCAGGAGCAACTGGAAGTCGTTTCGACTTCGACTTGGTTTCGATTCAGTCCCTGCGCTCCCGTTGCTGCACCTTCGCCCCCTCATCATGACCGCCAACGGCTGCCTGCGTGTGGGCCAACAGGCCCCTGACTTCACCGCCACCGCAGTGGTTGACCAGGAGTTCAAGGAGATCTCCCTGTCTCAGTACCGCGGCAAGTATGTGGTGCTGTTCTTCTACCCTCTCGATTTCACCTTCGTCTGCCCGACGGAAATCACCGCCTTCAGCGATCGCTACGCTGACTTCTCCAGCAAGAACACCGAAGTGCTGGGCGTGTCGGTGGACAGCCAGTTCAGCCACCTCGCTTGGATCCAGACACCCCGCAACCAGGGTGGTCTTGGTGACATCGCCTATCCCCTCGTTGCCGACCTCAAGAAAGAGATCGCCAGCGCTTACAACGTCCTCGATGAAGAGGAAGGCGTCGCCCTCCGCGGTCTGTTCATCATCGATCCCGAAGGCGTGATCATGCACGCCACCATCAACAATCTGCCCGTGGGCCGTAACGTTGATGAGACTCTGCGCGTGCTCCAGGCCTTCCAGTACGTGCAGTCGCACCCCGATGAGGTTTGCCCCGCCAACTGGACCCCTGGCGAGAAGACCATGAAGCCCGATCCCGTGGGTTCCAAGGAGTTCTTCGCAGCTGTCAACTGATCGACGCCTGCATGTCGTCTTGATGTGTGAATCATGGCAGCCGCCCCACGGGGCGGCTTTTTTATGAGCGCGACAGCTCCTGCACCAGGGCCCCTTCCACCCGTCCGGTCATCAGGGCATTGAGACCTTCGATCAGATTGGCCGCCATCGCCACACGACTGCCATCACTCACCACCACCCGGGTCAGGGTCGGCAGGCCGCCACGACGGGCCCGCAGATACACCGGCTCCACATACAGCAGGGCATTCCCCAGAGGGACCACCAGAAGGTTGCCCTGCACCACTTCCGATCCGGCCCGATCCCAAAGCCCGAACTGTTGACTGATCGCTGGGTTCTGGTTGATCAGGGCCTGGATTTGTTCCGGACCGAAGATCGGCACGTCGGAGGGGAAGCGCAGCAATACCAGCTCGCCGTAGTGCTCATCGTCGCTGCGGGCCGCCAGCCAGGCTGAGAGATTCGGCCGAGCCAGGGGGGTGAGGGGCTGCAATAAGAGGAATTCCGACGCTTCATTCGCCCTCAGCTGGGCTGTGATGTGATAAGGAGCGACGGGAATCTGCTGCGTGCCATAGAGCTCCAGCGGCACCTGCCACACATCATCGCCGCTGTAAAAGATGCGCGGGTTGGTGACGTGATAGCGAAGCAATTGCTGCACCTGAAGTTCAAACAGACTGGGCGGCACCATCAGATGCTGACGCAAGGTGCCCGGGAGAGCGCTGATCGGTTCAAACAGCTGGGGAAACAGGCGCTGCCAGCCCCGCACGATCGGGTCGTTCGGTTCCTGCACGTAGAGATGCACGCTGCCGTTGTAGGCATCCACCACCGCTTTCACCGCATTGCGCGCATAGCGCAGCGGCCGGCCATCGGGAAGGCTCGAGGCGTAGGGATAGGTGTTCGACGTGGTGAATCCATCGACAATCCAATATTGATGTTGCTCGCTGTCGTATCCGCTTGTGTTCGCCGGGATCGGCACCGACACCAGATAGGGCTCTCCCCAGAGCTGCAGAAAGGGCGCCAGGGCTTTCACTCGGCTTTTCACATCCCGACGCAGCAACAGCCGGGATTCCGAGGTCAAGGAGCCGGTGTTCAACAGGCGCGGTTCCTTCAAGTACACCGCTGCCGCGACCCGATCCATGCCGGTGCGCAGAGGCACCCCTGCAGCTCCGGAGTAGTGGTTGTAAATGTTGCGATCGCCTTCGGGGAAATCAAATTCCTCCACCGTCGTCGGTGCCACGGCATAGGGCGATGGCAACAAGCCGAAATAGAGCGCGGCCCGACCGATCGGCACATGCTCTTTCACGTCGGCGGCGCTGATCTGCAGGGCGGGGTTGCCTTCAATTCGGGTCGAGAGGCCCAGATCGCTGATGAAATATTCCGGCAGGCCATCGGCGGCCCGGGTGTTCACCGGGCTCATCGTGAAGCCGAAGCCATGGGTGAACACGAAATGGCGGTTCAGCCAGGTGCGGGAGCGATCGGGCAGGGAGGCCTGATCCAGCTCCCGGGCCGCCAGGATCACCTGCTGGCGGTTGTCGGTGTCGTTCTGGAGTTGATAGCGATCCACCGCCGCGTTGGAGAAGCGGTAATACACCCGCAACTGCTGCAACTGGCGGTTGGTGGCCAGCAGCGGTTGGCTGTCCCAGAGGCGGATGTTGCGCAGGGTGCTCGCCCCTGTCTCCAGATCGGCCGGTTGCAAGCGCGAGGAGGGATTGATCTCGCGGCTGCTGATCGCGTCGAGTTGAAAAGCCCGTCGAGTGGCGGCAATCGCCCGCTCCAGATAGGGCGTTTCCAGCATCAGTTCCCGCGGCTTCACGACCAGCCACTGCATCGGTGGCACCAGCAACAGTTCCGCCAACAGCGCCAGCGCCGCCACGGTTGCCACGATCAGGCGCAGGCGTCGGCGCCGGATCGCAGCCGGGATCGGCACCACCAGAACCGCCAACAGGGCAAAGGCGATCGCTGCCAGTTGCCGCAGGGGCAGCACCAGATGCACATCGAGCCAGCCGGCGCCAGCCACCACGCCATCCTGTGACCAGAGCAACTGATGGCGCGACAGCCAGAGCAGGGCTGCGAACAACAGGCACACCAGGGCGAGCAGGGGACGTAGACGTTGTCGTTCGGCCCGGTTGAGGCCCGGAAAGGCCCAATCCGTCAGTCCGGGGATGCGGCTGAGACGGGCCCAGAGGCTGGTGCTCAGGGTGAGCAGCAGTTGGATCAGCAGCAGTTCGAGCCCGAGGGCGATCGCCGAATAGCGTCCGAGGCCGAAGCTCACATCGGCGCCGAGCAGGGGTTCGCGTTCGCCCAGGGATGGGATCGTCAGGGCCAGCGCCCAGAGCCCCCAGGCGCGCCCCGCCGTGATGCAGAGGCAGACGCTGCCGAGCCCATGGGCCAGCTGCAGGCCACCTTTCGGCCTGAGGCCCAACCCCAGGCTCACACTCAGGAGCACCAGGGCCAGTCCGGCCGGCCAGCCGGGCTGGATCGGCACGCTCCACCACTGACTCAGGGCAAAGGGATCGACCAGGGCCAGCCAGGTGAGCCGCAGCACCATCGTCAGACTCGAGGCCGCCACCAGCAGACAGGCGGCGAGGGCGAGTCCGTAGCGCCAGCCCTGCAGGGCCCACAGTCCCGGAGTCGTGGCCTGCGCAATGGCCTGTCTGGGGTGGGGGTCAGGCTCGGCGAGCCGCAACCAGCGCCAGCGCCACAGCAGCGTGGCAGCGGCGATCAGGGCGGCTCCAGCGAAGGCGAGGGTCTGGAGCAGCCAGCGCAGAGCGAGCACGCTCTGCAATTGGAATTGGGCAAACCAGGCCCATTCGATTCGCAGCCGCAACAGCAGCCACACCACGAGTAGGGCCAGGGCCATCCATGCACCGACTCGCAGGGCTCCGGTCCGCTTCCTGATCAGCACCCGCCGGCCGCTCAATGACCCAGCTCAACTACCCAACGGTAGGGGCGGTGGCGGTTTCGTCGATGCCTGCCAGGGCGAGAAAGCGGTCGGTGTGCAGGGTCTCCTCTTCGATCAGGGCCTCCACCAGCCGATCCATCACCTCCCGTCGACAGCGCAGGAGCGCCATCGCCTGATCCAGCGCCGCCTGGGCCAGCTGGCGCACCTGCAGATCGATTTCCCGACCCGTGCGCTCGGCGTAGGCCGGACGGGTTTGGATCAGATCGCGGCCGAGAAACACCTCATGGCCGGCGCCCTCGAGGGCCACCGGACCGAGGCTGGAGAAGCCGAAGCGGGTCACCATTTCCCGCGCCAGTTGACTCACCATCTGCAGATCGCCCGAGGCTCCCTGGGTCACTTCGCTGAGGCCGAAGACCACGGTTTCCGCGGCCCGACCACCCAGGGCCACCACCAGGCGGGCCTGCAGGGTGGCGCGGCTGATCAGGCCGGAATCGAGTCGCTCTTCATCGGGCCAGAAGCGAGTGAAGCCGCCCACGCCGCCACTGCGTGGCAACAGCGTCACCTTGTCGACCCTGTCGGCATGGGGGGTGAGCGCCGCCACCAGAGCGTGGCCGATTTCGTGATAAGCGATCAGGCGCTTCTTGGCGCTGTCCTGCAGCGGTGCGGCGGTGAGCCCCATCGTGATCCGCTCCAGGGCGGCCTCGATCTGGGCATCACCGATCGCGCTCACCTCTTGCCTTGCCGTGAGGATCGCCGCCTCATTGAGCAGATTGGCAAGGTCGGCGCCGGAGAAGCCCGGGGTGCGCCGGGCCCAGTCTTGAAGCGAGACCTCTGGAGCCAGGGGGCGGGTGCGGGCATGCACCCCCAGGATCGCTTCGCGGCCCTTGCGATCGGGAAGGTCGACGTGGATGCGCCGATCAAAACGGCCCGGGCGCATCAGGGCCGTGTCGAGCACGTCGGCCCTGTTGGTGGCCGCCAGCAGGATCACACCGGAGTTGTCGGCGAAACCGTCCATTTCGGTGAGCAGCTGGTTGAGCGTCTGCTCCCGCTCATCGTTCCCGCCGCCGATGCCGGCGCCGCGCTGACGCCCCACCGCATCGATCTCGTCGATGAACACGATGCAGGGAGCTTTCTCTTTGGCTTTTTTGAAGAGATCTCGGACGCGGCTGGCGCCCACGCCCACAAACAACTCCACGAATTCGGAGGCGGCCATCGAGAAGAACGGCACGCCCGCTTCACCGGCGATCGCTTTGGCCAGCAGGGTCTTGCCAGTGCCGGGGGGGCCCACCAACAACACGCCGCGGGGAATCTTGGCGCCGATCTGAATGAAGCGTTCCGGTGTCTTCAGGAAGGTCACAACCTCCTGCAGTTCTTCTTTGGCTTCATTGATGCCGGCCACATCTTCAAAGCGGATCGTCACCTCCTCCTGGGATTTCACCCGCGCCTGGCTGCGACCGAAGCCCATGGCGCGATTGGCCACCTGGGCGGAGCGCCGCAACAGCAAGGAGAGCCCCACCACGATCAGGGCGATCAGGGCGAGATTGCCGGCCAGGCCTGCGAGGGCCTGCTCCTGGCGGACATCTTTCACCGTGAGCGGGATGCCCGCCGCCTCGGCGGTGCGCAGCACCTGCTGGT is a genomic window containing:
- a CDS encoding AbrB family transcriptional regulator, with amino-acid sequence MLTGSDLLTKVKELSDVSKSDLVRACGYVSTKKDGGERLNFTAFYEALLEAKGVSLGDAPSKGIGKGGRKLSYIAKVQGNGNLLIGKAYTVMLDLEPGDEFEIKLGRKQIKLIPMGAVDEDGNEGDAGDVVSAA
- a CDS encoding sodium:alanine symporter family protein — encoded protein: MDVLNDWLWGRVLIVALLAIGLVLSARTRWVQFRYFGAMFALLGRAFQQEGNHLSSFQALVLSVAGRVGGGNIAGVAVAISLGGPGAVFWMWVTGLIGMATSFFECTIAQVFKIAEVDGTYRGGPAYYIERGIGLRWMGLLFSLLLLLTFGLGFNALQSFTVASALADTFGVPPSISGAALMVVLGVIIFGGVRRIAEVAEVVVPFMAIGYFLLALVSLVIHASEIPGVLAEIVRGAFGLKSALGGGIGAAVMFGVKRGLFSNEAGLGSAPNVAAVAYVKHPVEQGIIQAFSVFIDTIVLCSCTAFLILVTPLYQPDGGAVAVTLTQQAMGYTMGWWGQAFITVALVLFAFTSIIYNYYLGENALNYFSDSNQTLFQGLRFVTLVLIIWGASQDLATVFGFADLTMGLLALVNLVALVMLMPVGLRILADYERQHLAGLSPSFVAADHDHLGIDPRSWPSD
- a CDS encoding peroxiredoxin — protein: MTANGCLRVGQQAPDFTATAVVDQEFKEISLSQYRGKYVVLFFYPLDFTFVCPTEITAFSDRYADFSSKNTEVLGVSVDSQFSHLAWIQTPRNQGGLGDIAYPLVADLKKEIASAYNVLDEEEGVALRGLFIIDPEGVIMHATINNLPVGRNVDETLRVLQAFQYVQSHPDEVCPANWTPGEKTMKPDPVGSKEFFAAVN
- a CDS encoding UPF0182 family protein, producing the protein MALALLVVWLLLRLRIEWAWFAQFQLQSVLALRWLLQTLAFAGAALIAAATLLWRWRWLRLAEPDPHPRQAIAQATTPGLWALQGWRYGLALAACLLVAASSLTMVLRLTWLALVDPFALSQWWSVPIQPGWPAGLALVLLSVSLGLGLRPKGGLQLAHGLGSVCLCITAGRAWGLWALALTIPSLGEREPLLGADVSFGLGRYSAIALGLELLLIQLLLTLSTSLWARLSRIPGLTDWAFPGLNRAERQRLRPLLALVCLLFAALLWLSRHQLLWSQDGVVAGAGWLDVHLVLPLRQLAAIAFALLAVLVVPIPAAIRRRRLRLIVATVAALALLAELLLVPPMQWLVVKPRELMLETPYLERAIAATRRAFQLDAISSREINPSSRLQPADLETGASTLRNIRLWDSQPLLATNRQLQQLRVYYRFSNAAVDRYQLQNDTDNRQQVILAARELDQASLPDRSRTWLNRHFVFTHGFGFTMSPVNTRAADGLPEYFISDLGLSTRIEGNPALQISAADVKEHVPIGRAALYFGLLPSPYAVAPTTVEEFDFPEGDRNIYNHYSGAAGVPLRTGMDRVAAAVYLKEPRLLNTGSLTSESRLLLRRDVKSRVKALAPFLQLWGEPYLVSVPIPANTSGYDSEQHQYWIVDGFTTSNTYPYASSLPDGRPLRYARNAVKAVVDAYNGSVHLYVQEPNDPIVRGWQRLFPQLFEPISALPGTLRQHLMVPPSLFELQVQQLLRYHVTNPRIFYSGDDVWQVPLELYGTQQIPVAPYHITAQLRANEASEFLLLQPLTPLARPNLSAWLAARSDDEHYGELVLLRFPSDVPIFGPEQIQALINQNPAISQQFGLWDRAGSEVVQGNLLVVPLGNALLYVEPVYLRARRGGLPTLTRVVVSDGSRVAMAANLIEGLNALMTGRVEGALVQELSRS
- the ftsH gene encoding ATP-dependent zinc metalloprotease FtsH, with the translated sequence MARFKPEPPPTYSELLSQIKAGKVKDLQLVPARREVIVHYPDGRSSTVPIFANDQQVLRTAEAAGIPLTVKDVRQEQALAGLAGNLALIALIVVGLSLLLRRSAQVANRAMGFGRSQARVKSQEEVTIRFEDVAGINEAKEELQEVVTFLKTPERFIQIGAKIPRGVLLVGPPGTGKTLLAKAIAGEAGVPFFSMAASEFVELFVGVGASRVRDLFKKAKEKAPCIVFIDEIDAVGRQRGAGIGGGNDEREQTLNQLLTEMDGFADNSGVILLAATNRADVLDTALMRPGRFDRRIHVDLPDRKGREAILGVHARTRPLAPEVSLQDWARRTPGFSGADLANLLNEAAILTARQEVSAIGDAQIEAALERITMGLTAAPLQDSAKKRLIAYHEIGHALVAALTPHADRVDKVTLLPRSGGVGGFTRFWPDEERLDSGLISRATLQARLVVALGGRAAETVVFGLSEVTQGASGDLQMVSQLAREMVTRFGFSSLGPVALEGAGHEVFLGRDLIQTRPAYAERTGREIDLQVRQLAQAALDQAMALLRCRREVMDRLVEALIEEETLHTDRFLALAGIDETATAPTVG